One genomic segment of Agromyces intestinalis includes these proteins:
- a CDS encoding CCA tRNA nucleotidyltransferase, giving the protein MHHVAAALDRLSELAASPTVSTLAAAFDAAGHELALVGGPVRDAFLGRSTNDLDFTTDATPDEILAIVKPIAEAHWDIGRQFGTIGAKIARETVEITTYRADTYDGASRKPDVVFGDTIEGDLVRRDFTVNALALRLPKLELVDPSGGVDDLLAGVLRTPSAPEVSFGDDPLRMMRAARFAAQLGFSVAEPAVAAMTELAGAIERISAERVRDELTKLLSTASPVRGIRLLVDSGIADRVLPELPALRLERDEHHRHKDVYEHSLTVLEQAIDYEVARGRLDSPDLVVRLAALLHDIGKPRTRRFEPGGAVTFHHHDAVGAKLARKRLRALRFDNDTVDAVARLIELHLRFFGYTDASWSDSAVRRYVRDAGPADQLERLHILSRADVTTRNRRKADMLSFAYDDLEQRIAELAEQEELAAVRPELDGQQIMAILGVPPGPVVGEAYRFLLDVRLDEGPIGEDAARERLLEWWAARGA; this is encoded by the coding sequence ATGCACCACGTGGCGGCCGCGCTCGACCGGCTCTCGGAGCTCGCCGCTTCGCCGACCGTCTCGACCCTCGCTGCAGCGTTCGACGCGGCCGGGCACGAACTCGCCCTCGTCGGCGGACCGGTTCGCGACGCCTTCCTCGGGCGGTCGACGAACGACCTCGACTTCACGACGGATGCCACGCCCGACGAGATCCTCGCGATCGTCAAGCCGATCGCCGAAGCGCACTGGGACATCGGGCGGCAGTTCGGCACCATCGGCGCGAAGATCGCGCGCGAAACCGTCGAGATCACGACCTACCGTGCCGACACCTACGACGGGGCATCCCGCAAGCCCGACGTCGTCTTCGGCGACACGATCGAGGGCGATCTCGTGCGCCGCGACTTCACCGTGAACGCGCTCGCGCTGCGGCTGCCCAAGCTCGAGCTCGTCGACCCGTCGGGCGGGGTCGACGACCTGCTCGCCGGCGTGCTGCGCACGCCCTCGGCGCCCGAGGTGTCGTTCGGGGACGACCCGCTTCGCATGATGCGGGCGGCGCGATTCGCGGCGCAGCTCGGCTTCTCGGTCGCCGAACCGGCGGTCGCGGCGATGACCGAACTCGCCGGGGCGATCGAGCGGATCTCGGCCGAACGCGTGCGGGATGAGCTGACCAAGCTGCTGTCGACCGCATCGCCGGTGCGCGGCATCCGCCTGCTCGTCGATTCGGGCATCGCCGACCGGGTGCTGCCCGAGCTCCCCGCGCTGCGCCTCGAACGCGACGAGCATCACCGCCACAAGGACGTGTACGAGCACAGCCTGACCGTGCTCGAGCAGGCCATCGACTACGAGGTGGCGCGCGGCCGGCTCGACTCCCCCGACCTCGTGGTGCGTCTCGCCGCACTGCTGCACGACATCGGCAAGCCGCGCACACGCCGGTTCGAGCCGGGCGGCGCGGTGACGTTCCACCATCACGATGCGGTCGGCGCGAAGCTCGCCCGCAAGCGGCTTCGCGCGCTGCGGTTCGACAACGACACGGTCGACGCGGTCGCCAGGCTCATCGAGCTGCACCTGCGCTTCTTCGGCTATACGGATGCCTCGTGGAGCGACTCGGCCGTACGACGCTACGTGCGCGACGCGGGGCCGGCCGACCAGCTCGAGCGGCTGCACATCCTGTCGCGCGCCGACGTGACGACCCGCAACCGGCGCAAGGCCGACATGCTGTCGTTCGCCTACGACGACCTCGAGCAGCGCATCGCCGAGCTCGCCGAGCAGGAGGAGCTGGCCGCGGTGCGGCCCGAACTCGACGGGCAGCAGATCATGGCGATTCTCGGCGTGCCGCCGGGGCCGGTCGTGGGCGAGGCCTACCGGTTCTTGCTCGACGTGCGCCTCGACGAGGGGCCGATCGGTGAAGATGCCGCGCGTGAGCGCCTGCTGGAGTGGTGGGCCGCGCGCGGCGCGTAG
- the rpsF gene encoding 30S ribosomal protein S6 translates to MHQYELMVILDPEIDERTVAPSLDKFLNVIRNDGGTVDKVDIWGRRRLAYEIKKKAEGIYAVVDFTAEPATTKELDRQLNLSEAVMRTKVLRAEEAIAQVAAAKQAEEARAAKKAAAAAKAPVKKDA, encoded by the coding sequence ATGCACCAGTACGAGCTGATGGTCATCCTCGATCCCGAGATCGACGAGCGCACCGTTGCTCCCAGCCTCGACAAGTTCCTGAACGTCATCCGCAACGACGGTGGCACCGTCGACAAGGTCGACATCTGGGGACGCCGTCGTCTGGCCTACGAGATCAAGAAGAAGGCCGAGGGCATCTACGCCGTCGTCGACTTCACCGCCGAGCCCGCGACGACCAAGGAGCTCGACCGCCAGCTGAACCTCAGCGAGGCCGTCATGCGCACCAAGGTCCTGCGTGCCGAGGAGGCGATCGCCCAGGTCGCCGCCGCGAAGCAGGCCGAAGAGGCCCGCGCCGCGAAGAAGGCCGCCGCTGCGGCCAAGGCTCCCGTCAAGAAGGACGCCTAG
- a CDS encoding single-stranded DNA-binding protein codes for MAGETIITVVGNLTADPELRYTQNGLAVANFTIASTPRTFDRQANEWKDGEALFLRASCWREFAEHVAGSLTKGSRVIASGRLKQRSYDDKDGQRRTVIELEIDEIGPSLRYATASITRAPSNRGAGGGSFGGGQSDDAWAPSAPAAQQGGGGAAGDVWNTPGTNYGDETPF; via the coding sequence ATGGCCGGCGAGACCATCATCACCGTGGTGGGCAACCTCACCGCCGATCCCGAGCTGCGCTACACGCAGAACGGGCTGGCGGTCGCGAACTTCACCATCGCGTCCACTCCCCGCACGTTCGACCGTCAGGCGAACGAGTGGAAGGACGGCGAGGCGCTGTTCCTCCGCGCGAGCTGCTGGCGTGAGTTCGCCGAGCACGTGGCGGGTTCGCTCACCAAGGGTTCGCGGGTCATCGCTTCCGGTCGTCTCAAGCAGCGCTCGTACGACGACAAGGACGGCCAGCGCCGTACCGTCATCGAGCTCGAGATCGACGAGATCGGTCCGAGCCTGCGGTACGCGACGGCCTCCATCACGCGCGCTCCGTCGAATCGCGGCGCGGGCGGCGGCTCCTTCGGGGGCGGCCAGTCCGACGACGCGTGGGCTCCCAGCGCTCCGGCCGCCCAGCAGGGCGGCGGCGGCGCGGCCGGCGACGTGTGGAACACGCCCGGCACGAACTACGGCGACGAGACGCCCTTCTAG
- the rpsR gene encoding 30S ribosomal protein S18 — protein sequence MAGKSSGDRRKPRGGKGAKNAAPAKSVKVGVIDYKDVATLRKFISERGKIRARRITGVSVQEQRLIARAVKNAREMALLPYSGSGR from the coding sequence ATGGCTGGAAAGAGCAGCGGCGACCGCCGCAAGCCTCGCGGTGGCAAGGGCGCGAAGAACGCCGCCCCCGCGAAGTCCGTCAAGGTCGGCGTCATCGACTACAAGGATGTCGCGACCCTTCGGAAGTTCATCTCGGAGCGCGGCAAGATCCGCGCCCGTCGCATCACCGGTGTCTCCGTGCAGGAGCAGCGCCTCATCGCCCGCGCCGTCAAGAACGCGCGTGAGATGGCGCTCCTGCCCTACTCGGGCTCGGGCCGCTAA
- the rplI gene encoding 50S ribosomal protein L9: MAKVILTHEVTGLGAAGDVVEVKNGYARNYLVPQGFATPWTRGGQKQVEQIKAARAARELHSLEDAQALKAKLEDGKVKLTVKAGLGGRLFGSVKTADVAAAVAAAGIGELDKRKIEIPTPIKAVGEHEATVRLRDDLTATITLQVVAAK; this comes from the coding sequence ATGGCAAAGGTTATTCTCACGCACGAGGTCACCGGCCTCGGTGCCGCGGGCGATGTGGTCGAGGTCAAGAACGGGTACGCCCGCAACTACCTCGTTCCGCAGGGCTTCGCGACGCCGTGGACCCGTGGTGGCCAGAAGCAGGTCGAGCAGATCAAGGCCGCGCGCGCTGCGCGCGAGCTGCACTCGCTCGAGGACGCTCAGGCCCTCAAGGCCAAGCTCGAGGACGGCAAGGTCAAGCTGACCGTCAAGGCCGGCCTCGGCGGCCGCCTGTTCGGCTCGGTGAAGACGGCGGATGTCGCGGCTGCGGTCGCGGCGGCCGGCATCGGCGAGCTCGACAAGCGCAAGATCGAGATCCCGACCCCCATCAAGGCGGTCGGCGAGCACGAGGCGACGGTTCGTCTTCGCGACGACCTCACCGCGACGATCACCCTCCAGGTGGTCGCGGCGAAGTAG
- the dnaB gene encoding replicative DNA helicase produces MSLAHIGIAEPEDGDARRGERTPPHDLLAEQSALGGMMLSKDAVADVIETIRGVDFYVPKHETIFNAILSLYSHGEPTDVIAVTDELTKTGELQRAGGVEYLHTLTSLVPTAANAGFYAQIVAERALLRRLVEAGTRIVQMGYAGEGEVTELVNNAQAEIYGVTGSVESEDYVPLNEALGLAVEEMEAAQHSDGSVGVPTGFRDLDDLTNGFHPGQMIIVAARPAMGKSTLALDFARSAAIGHQLPTIFFSLEMGKAEIAMRLLSAEASVPLQKVRKGDLHNEDWTTIARVRSNISSAPLYLDDSPNMTLVEIRAKCRRLKQRVGLKMVVIDYLQLMTSGKKVESRQQEVAEFSRALKLLAKELQVPVIALSQLNRGPEQRADKRPALSDLRESGSIEQDADMVILLHRESVYERDSPRQGEADLIVAKHRNGPTRDIEVAFLGHFSRFADMVQV; encoded by the coding sequence TTGTCGCTCGCGCACATCGGGATCGCCGAACCTGAGGACGGCGACGCCCGACGAGGCGAACGCACTCCCCCCCACGACCTGCTCGCCGAACAGAGCGCCCTCGGCGGCATGATGCTCTCGAAGGACGCGGTCGCCGACGTCATCGAGACCATCCGCGGCGTCGACTTCTACGTGCCGAAGCACGAGACGATCTTCAACGCGATCCTCTCGCTGTACTCGCACGGCGAGCCGACCGACGTCATCGCCGTCACCGACGAACTCACCAAGACGGGCGAACTGCAGCGCGCCGGCGGTGTCGAGTACCTGCACACGCTCACCAGCCTCGTGCCGACCGCTGCGAACGCCGGGTTCTACGCGCAGATCGTCGCCGAGCGGGCGCTGCTGCGCCGGCTCGTCGAGGCCGGTACCCGCATCGTGCAGATGGGGTACGCGGGCGAGGGCGAGGTCACCGAGCTCGTCAACAACGCCCAGGCCGAGATCTACGGAGTCACCGGCTCGGTCGAGAGTGAAGACTACGTGCCGCTCAACGAGGCCCTCGGCCTCGCCGTCGAAGAGATGGAGGCCGCGCAGCACAGCGACGGGTCGGTCGGCGTGCCGACCGGCTTCCGCGACCTCGACGACCTGACGAACGGGTTCCACCCCGGCCAGATGATCATCGTGGCCGCCCGCCCCGCGATGGGCAAGTCGACCCTCGCGCTCGACTTCGCGCGCTCCGCGGCGATCGGGCATCAGCTGCCGACGATCTTCTTCTCACTCGAGATGGGCAAGGCCGAGATCGCGATGCGCCTGCTCTCGGCCGAGGCATCCGTGCCGTTGCAGAAGGTGCGCAAGGGCGACCTGCACAACGAAGACTGGACGACCATCGCCCGGGTGCGCAGCAACATCTCGAGCGCGCCGCTCTACCTGGATGACTCGCCGAACATGACGCTCGTCGAGATCAGAGCGAAGTGCCGTCGGCTGAAGCAGCGCGTGGGCCTGAAGATGGTCGTCATCGACTACCTGCAGCTCATGACGAGCGGCAAGAAGGTCGAGAGCCGCCAGCAGGAGGTCGCCGAGTTCTCGCGTGCGCTGAAGCTCCTCGCGAAAGAGCTGCAGGTGCCCGTCATCGCGCTGTCGCAGCTGAACCGTGGGCCCGAGCAGCGCGCCGACAAGCGCCCCGCGCTGAGCGACCTGCGCGAGTCGGGCTCGATCGAGCAGGACGCCGACATGGTGATCCTGCTGCACCGCGAGAGCGTCTACGAGCGCGACAGCCCTCGCCAGGGCGAGGCCGACCTCATCGTCGCCAAGCACCGAAACGGCCCGACGCGGGATATCGAGGTGGCGTTCCTCGGCCACTTCTCGCGGTTCGCGGACATGGTGCAGGTCTAG
- a CDS encoding alpha/beta fold hydrolase: MTLSDGRRLGYAQYGDPVGHPVFFFHGTQSSRLEHHPDDSIALARGVRIIAVDRPGHGLSDFQPDRHLLDWPEDVTALADALGIERFAVMGMSGGGPFALACASAIPGRLTTATIIAGMAPLADPTVFGNLTRQLKSTMWLARRAPRLVSAMLSMQRRQALTDPHKAVAPVIAQMSPNDRAIMARPEIAPIMPAMYAEAYRTSARGPAWDLTILTRPWGFALSEVSMPIILWQGEDDRNVPVAWGRYLEANLPHCTTHFIPDEGHLLIFDHFDEILAEAVG; the protein is encoded by the coding sequence GTGACGCTCTCGGACGGCCGCCGCCTCGGCTACGCGCAGTACGGCGATCCGGTGGGGCATCCAGTCTTCTTCTTCCACGGAACGCAGAGCTCGCGGCTGGAGCACCATCCCGATGACTCGATCGCCCTGGCCCGCGGCGTCCGGATCATCGCCGTGGATCGACCCGGGCATGGGCTGAGCGACTTCCAGCCCGATCGGCACCTCCTCGACTGGCCGGAGGACGTGACAGCTCTCGCAGATGCACTCGGGATCGAGAGGTTCGCCGTCATGGGGATGTCGGGCGGCGGACCATTCGCGCTCGCCTGTGCCTCAGCCATCCCGGGCAGGCTCACGACCGCGACGATCATCGCCGGAATGGCACCGCTCGCCGACCCCACTGTCTTCGGGAACCTTACTCGGCAGCTCAAGTCGACCATGTGGCTGGCCCGTCGCGCGCCTCGGCTCGTCAGCGCGATGCTCTCGATGCAGCGCAGGCAAGCGCTGACCGACCCGCACAAGGCGGTTGCTCCCGTCATCGCGCAGATGTCGCCGAACGACCGGGCGATCATGGCGCGGCCGGAGATCGCGCCGATCATGCCCGCGATGTACGCAGAGGCCTATCGCACGAGCGCGCGTGGTCCCGCGTGGGACCTGACGATCCTCACCCGCCCGTGGGGATTCGCCCTCAGCGAGGTGTCGATGCCCATCATCTTGTGGCAGGGCGAAGACGATCGGAACGTCCCGGTCGCCTGGGGTCGCTACCTCGAGGCGAACCTGCCGCACTGCACCACGCACTTCATCCCCGACGAGGGTCACCTGCTGATCTTCGACCACTTCGACGAGATCCTCGCCGAGGCGGTCGGTTGA
- a CDS encoding YjbQ family protein, with protein sequence MRELEIPSSGLNTAIDVTDDVAAALGELDAAPGLVGVYAHGSSLGLVLMRFEPGTVQDLLAALEKVAPLTTRYAHELTTGDPNGAAHIRSRETCSRTPKTVIAEP encoded by the coding sequence ATGCGTGAACTCGAGATTCCGAGTTCCGGGCTCAACACGGCGATCGACGTCACCGACGACGTTGCCGCGGCGCTCGGTGAGTTGGACGCGGCGCCCGGCCTGGTCGGCGTCTACGCGCACGGGTCCAGCCTCGGGCTCGTGCTCATGCGCTTCGAGCCCGGAACGGTGCAGGACCTGCTCGCAGCGCTCGAGAAGGTCGCACCGCTCACGACGCGGTACGCCCACGAACTCACCACCGGAGACCCGAACGGCGCCGCCCACATCCGATCGAGGGAAACCTGCAGCCGGACGCCGAAGACGGTGATCGCCGAGCCCTGA
- a CDS encoding Gfo/Idh/MocA family protein, which produces MNRDSTSVRIGVLGAARIVETALVEPGHEVDGVVIGCIAARDSHRARAYAERHGIPTVHATYEDLLADPDVDAVYVPLPAALHARWTLAALDAGKHVLVEKPFTSNARTAEQVARAAAGAGTLVMEAYHSHYHPLIGRVRDLLASDEIGRPVSAYASFCVPIPPGRNIRWDLALGGGGLLDIGYYPVRALTELFGEPEDVLQARAWLRGGVDRRLEATLVYAGGVTGSIVSSMWSRRLVEKRLVIEGDAGRIRVSSPYHPHRGARIRVDGRRGSRVEGTDRRSTYSYQLEAFRDAVLSRHPVATDAAAAVRHAHTLDQLYAAAGLAPRP; this is translated from the coding sequence GTGAACCGAGACTCCACATCCGTTCGGATCGGCGTGCTCGGCGCAGCGCGCATCGTCGAGACCGCGCTGGTCGAGCCTGGCCACGAGGTCGACGGCGTGGTCATCGGATGCATCGCGGCACGCGACTCGCATCGTGCCCGCGCGTACGCCGAGCGCCACGGAATCCCGACCGTGCACGCCACGTACGAGGATCTGCTCGCCGATCCCGACGTGGACGCGGTCTACGTGCCGCTGCCGGCCGCGCTGCACGCGCGGTGGACGCTCGCCGCGCTGGATGCCGGCAAGCACGTGCTCGTCGAGAAGCCGTTCACCAGCAATGCCCGCACCGCCGAGCAGGTCGCGCGAGCAGCGGCGGGAGCCGGCACGCTCGTGATGGAGGCGTATCACTCGCACTACCACCCCCTCATCGGGCGAGTCCGCGACCTCCTCGCATCGGACGAGATCGGTCGGCCGGTGTCGGCTTACGCGTCGTTCTGCGTGCCCATCCCGCCCGGAAGGAACATCCGGTGGGATCTCGCGCTCGGCGGCGGCGGACTGCTCGACATCGGGTACTACCCGGTTCGCGCCCTGACCGAGCTATTCGGCGAACCTGAGGACGTGTTGCAGGCGCGAGCCTGGCTCCGCGGCGGCGTCGACCGGCGGCTGGAGGCGACGCTCGTCTACGCCGGGGGCGTGACGGGATCGATCGTCTCGTCGATGTGGTCGCGCCGGCTCGTCGAGAAGCGGCTCGTCATCGAGGGCGACGCCGGCCGTATCCGGGTGTCGTCGCCGTACCATCCGCATCGCGGAGCGCGCATCCGCGTCGACGGTCGGCGCGGCAGCCGCGTCGAGGGCACCGACCGGCGCAGTACCTACTCGTACCAGCTCGAGGCGTTCCGCGACGCCGTGCTGTCGAGGCATCCCGTCGCCACCGATGCTGCGGCCGCGGTGCGCCACGCGCACACGCTCGATCAGCTCTACGCCGCCGCGGGACTGGCCCCCCGGCCCTGA
- a CDS encoding alpha/beta fold hydrolase: MADEAVIGRGLVGHDEFVTTADARRLRTMVGGSGDDLVVLEAGLGLSGLYWGPVHEAIAERARVVAYERAGFGASSPDDRPRDLARLVADLETVVDAHPHRRLVLVGHSWGGPVVRVLAARRRERGDRPAGVVLVDQSDEHSSLYFGSAARRQFAAQAALMVPLARMRLLSALSRGLVAGLAEPMRRAVLAASTSVSAARATAAEQRHVIDGLDALRARPLDLGDIPVSVISGQRTGALDARVRASIVDAHRETARRLAGGRYVPAELSGHMVPISEPGLVASEALSHL, from the coding sequence ATGGCAGACGAGGCGGTCATCGGTCGCGGGCTGGTCGGGCATGACGAGTTCGTCACGACCGCCGACGCGCGTCGCCTGCGCACGATGGTCGGGGGCAGTGGCGACGACCTCGTCGTGCTCGAGGCCGGTCTCGGGCTGAGCGGACTGTACTGGGGCCCGGTGCACGAGGCCATCGCCGAACGGGCGCGCGTCGTCGCCTATGAACGGGCCGGGTTCGGCGCGAGTTCGCCCGACGACCGCCCGCGCGACCTCGCCCGGCTCGTCGCCGACCTCGAGACGGTCGTCGACGCGCACCCGCACCGCCGGCTCGTGCTCGTCGGCCACAGCTGGGGCGGGCCGGTCGTTCGAGTGCTCGCGGCACGTCGCCGCGAGCGGGGCGACCGGCCGGCGGGTGTCGTGCTCGTCGACCAGAGCGACGAGCACTCGTCGTTGTACTTCGGCTCGGCCGCGCGACGGCAGTTCGCCGCCCAGGCTGCGCTGATGGTGCCGCTGGCGCGCATGCGTCTGCTCTCGGCGCTGTCGCGCGGTCTCGTCGCGGGTCTCGCCGAGCCGATGCGGCGCGCGGTGCTGGCCGCATCGACCTCGGTGTCGGCCGCCCGTGCGACCGCCGCCGAGCAGCGCCACGTCATCGACGGCCTGGACGCGCTGCGGGCACGCCCGCTCGACCTCGGTGACATCCCCGTGAGCGTGATCTCGGGCCAGCGCACCGGTGCGCTCGACGCCAGGGTGCGGGCCTCGATCGTGGACGCCCACCGGGAGACGGCCCGCCGGCTCGCCGGGGGCCGGTACGTCCCGGCCGAGCTCTCGGGCCATATGGTGCCGATCAGCGAGCCAGGACTCGTCGCCTCGGAGGCGCTCTCACATCTGTGA